The Verrucomicrobiia bacterium genome has a segment encoding these proteins:
- a CDS encoding rhodanese-like domain-containing protein, which yields MKTILAVLGSFLLATTIFAAEFPDISIPDVKAAIAARNVTLLDANGTRSYKAGHVPGALNFEAVKADLAKSLPADKNSLIVAYCGNPKCMAYKEAAQAVKELGYTNVKHMPAGIAGWKQAGEPTEAAK from the coding sequence GTCCTCGGCTCATTCCTGCTCGCCACGACGATCTTCGCGGCCGAGTTTCCCGACATCAGCATCCCCGACGTCAAGGCGGCCATCGCCGCCAGGAACGTGACCCTGCTCGACGCGAACGGCACCCGTTCCTACAAGGCCGGCCACGTGCCGGGCGCCCTGAACTTCGAAGCCGTCAAGGCCGACCTGGCCAAGTCGCTCCCCGCCGACAAGAACTCCCTCATCGTCGCGTATTGCGGCAACCCCAAGTGCATGGCCTACAAGGAAGCCGCCCAAGCCGTCAAGGAACTCGGTTATACGAACGTGAAGCACATGCCCGCGGGCATCGCCGGCTGGAAGCAAGCGGGCGAACCGACGGAAGCTGCGAAGTAA
- a CDS encoding pyruvate carboxylase produces MSSQPDSTTPPAPKKLLAANRSEIAIRIFRSATELGMRTVAIYAQEDRFGIHRFKADEAYVVGEGKGPVAAYLDIPGIVALAREKGAELIHPGYGFLSENADFAQACADAGITFVGPRPELLKLMGDKTAARAVAHKVGVPTLPGTEDPVEEREEALKIAKQIGFPLIIKAAFGGGGRGMRVVHKASELTDLLDEARTEAGRAFGNPAVFLEKYVPHAKHIEVQILGDQHGNVVHLHERDCSVQRRHQKVIEIAPSVGLDDRVREALCAAAVKIAKEIRYDNAGTVEFLLDTDTNEWFFIEMNPRIQVEHTVTEVITNIDIVRSQILIAQGRSMFGPEVGMPPQNEISRNGCAIQCRVTTEDPENKFAPDYGRIMTYRSAGGFGLRLDGGMGYAGAVITPFYDSMLVKCTTFGRTFDIACQRMDRALREFRIRGVKTNVPFLENVINHPTFRAGRATTTLIDTTPELFKFKARRDRATKLLAYLGEVIVNGNPQVKGHVPKSLPTPVVPAYDEKQPPAPGTRQLLLKLGPQKFAEWARQQKRLLVTDTTFRDAHQSLLATRVRTYDMEHIGAALARRTPELFSVEIWGGAKFDTSMRFLHEDPWARLRKLRERIPNVCFQMLFRGSNAVGYSNYPDNVVAGFIKHAAATGIDIFRIFDSLNYLPNLKVAMETVQDTHAICEGAICYTGDILDPARTKYSLKYYLKLAKELEKMGAHILAIKDMAGLCKPFAARALVKALREEISIPIHFHTHDTSGVAAASVLQASEAGVDIADLAIASMSGSTSQPCLNSVVAALQGTRRDTQLDLASLNEFANYWELVREFYAPFDTSPRAGSANVYGHEMPGGQYTNLKEQAASMGLLSRWPEIERMYADVNQLFGDIVKVTPSSKVVGDMTMFLITRGLKPEDVLKLEPGSTPFPESVIDMLQGGLGQPVGGWPKKLQKIVLGDRKPFTNRPGANLKPLDLAKVRADLTHKLRREATDDDVYSYLMYPDVFLNYVKTEAAYGDLSVLPTPAFFYGMKPGDEITVNLEEGKTLFISLTNIQPANAEGKRVVSFELNGMARQAAVVDKSVQPKVKSRAKADPADPMQVGAPIPGVITALPVSVGTVVTKGEKVLSLEAMKMQTTIYAPAPGVVHEIAVKVGDAVEAKDLLIKLKAN; encoded by the coding sequence ATGAGTTCCCAACCTGATTCGACGACTCCCCCGGCGCCGAAAAAGCTGCTGGCCGCCAATCGCAGCGAAATTGCCATCCGCATTTTCCGCTCGGCGACCGAACTAGGCATGCGCACCGTGGCCATTTACGCGCAGGAAGACCGGTTCGGCATCCACCGCTTCAAGGCTGACGAAGCTTACGTCGTCGGCGAGGGCAAGGGACCGGTGGCCGCCTACCTGGACATTCCGGGCATCGTGGCGCTGGCCCGGGAAAAGGGCGCCGAACTCATCCATCCGGGTTACGGCTTCCTGTCCGAGAACGCCGATTTTGCGCAGGCCTGCGCGGACGCGGGCATCACGTTCGTGGGGCCGCGGCCCGAGCTGTTAAAGCTCATGGGCGACAAAACGGCCGCACGGGCGGTGGCGCACAAGGTCGGCGTGCCAACGCTGCCCGGCACGGAGGACCCGGTGGAGGAGCGGGAGGAAGCGTTGAAGATCGCCAAGCAAATCGGCTTCCCGCTCATCATCAAGGCGGCCTTCGGCGGCGGCGGGCGCGGCATGCGCGTGGTGCACAAGGCCTCCGAACTGACGGACCTGCTCGACGAGGCCCGGACCGAAGCGGGCCGTGCGTTCGGCAATCCGGCGGTGTTCCTCGAGAAATACGTGCCGCATGCCAAGCACATCGAGGTGCAAATTCTGGGCGACCAGCACGGGAACGTGGTGCACCTGCATGAACGTGATTGTTCAGTGCAGCGCCGGCATCAAAAGGTCATCGAAATCGCGCCGTCCGTCGGGCTCGATGACCGGGTGCGTGAGGCCCTCTGCGCGGCGGCGGTGAAGATTGCGAAGGAGATCCGCTACGACAACGCGGGCACCGTGGAGTTCCTGCTGGATACCGACACGAACGAGTGGTTCTTCATCGAGATGAACCCGCGCATTCAGGTCGAACATACGGTGACGGAGGTCATCACCAACATCGACATCGTGCGTTCGCAAATCCTCATCGCGCAGGGCCGGTCGATGTTTGGTCCGGAAGTCGGCATGCCGCCGCAAAATGAAATCTCGCGCAACGGCTGCGCCATTCAATGCCGCGTCACAACCGAGGATCCGGAAAATAAATTTGCCCCCGATTACGGCCGCATCATGACCTACCGTTCGGCGGGCGGCTTCGGGCTGCGCCTGGACGGCGGCATGGGCTACGCCGGTGCGGTGATCACGCCGTTCTACGATTCGATGCTGGTCAAGTGCACGACCTTTGGCCGGACGTTCGACATTGCCTGCCAGCGCATGGACCGCGCGCTGCGCGAGTTCCGCATTCGCGGCGTCAAAACCAACGTGCCGTTCCTGGAGAATGTCATCAACCATCCGACCTTCCGCGCCGGCCGGGCCACGACCACGCTGATTGACACGACGCCGGAGTTGTTCAAGTTCAAGGCGCGCCGTGACCGTGCGACGAAGCTGCTGGCTTACCTCGGCGAGGTTATTGTCAACGGCAACCCGCAGGTGAAGGGCCACGTGCCGAAGTCGCTGCCGACGCCGGTGGTGCCCGCGTATGACGAAAAGCAGCCGCCGGCGCCCGGGACGCGGCAGTTGTTGTTGAAGCTTGGGCCGCAGAAGTTCGCCGAGTGGGCGCGCCAGCAGAAGCGGCTGCTCGTGACGGACACGACGTTCCGCGACGCGCACCAGTCGCTGCTGGCCACGCGTGTGCGCACTTACGACATGGAACACATCGGCGCAGCGCTGGCCCGGCGCACGCCGGAGCTGTTCAGCGTCGAAATCTGGGGCGGCGCAAAGTTCGACACCTCGATGCGCTTTCTCCACGAGGATCCATGGGCGCGCCTGCGCAAGCTGCGGGAGCGGATACCGAACGTGTGTTTCCAGATGCTGTTCCGTGGCTCGAACGCGGTGGGTTATTCCAATTACCCGGACAACGTCGTGGCCGGCTTCATCAAGCACGCGGCGGCCACGGGCATTGACATCTTCCGCATCTTTGATTCGCTGAATTATCTGCCGAACCTCAAGGTGGCGATGGAGACGGTGCAGGACACGCACGCGATCTGCGAAGGCGCCATCTGCTATACCGGCGACATTCTGGACCCGGCGCGCACGAAGTATTCGCTGAAGTATTACCTCAAGCTGGCGAAGGAACTGGAGAAGATGGGGGCGCACATCCTGGCCATCAAGGACATGGCCGGCCTGTGCAAGCCGTTTGCCGCCCGCGCGCTCGTGAAGGCGCTGCGCGAGGAAATCAGCATCCCGATCCACTTCCACACGCACGACACCAGCGGCGTGGCGGCGGCCAGCGTGCTGCAGGCCAGCGAGGCCGGCGTGGACATAGCCGACCTGGCGATTGCTTCAATGTCCGGCTCCACCAGCCAGCCGTGCCTCAACTCCGTGGTGGCCGCGTTGCAGGGCACCCGGCGCGACACGCAGCTGGACCTGGCCTCGCTCAACGAATTCGCCAATTACTGGGAACTCGTGCGGGAGTTTTACGCGCCGTTTGACACCAGTCCGCGGGCGGGCAGCGCCAACGTGTATGGGCACGAGATGCCCGGCGGTCAATACACGAACCTCAAGGAACAGGCGGCCTCGATGGGCCTGCTGTCGCGCTGGCCCGAGATCGAGCGCATGTATGCCGACGTGAACCAGCTCTTTGGCGACATTGTGAAGGTGACGCCAAGCAGCAAGGTGGTGGGCGACATGACCATGTTCCTCATCACGCGCGGCCTCAAACCTGAGGACGTGCTCAAGCTCGAGCCCGGCAGCACCCCGTTTCCGGAATCGGTCATCGACATGCTCCAGGGCGGTCTGGGGCAGCCCGTCGGCGGCTGGCCGAAGAAGCTGCAAAAAATCGTGCTCGGCGACCGCAAGCCCTTCACGAACCGTCCGGGCGCGAATCTCAAGCCGCTCGATCTGGCCAAGGTGCGGGCCGACCTGACGCATAAGCTGCGGCGCGAAGCCACGGACGACGACGTTTACAGTTACCTCATGTATCCGGACGTCTTCCTCAATTACGTCAAAACGGAAGCCGCCTACGGCGACCTGTCCGTGCTGCCGACCCCGGCGTTCTTCTACGGCATGAAGCCGGGCGACGAGATCACCGTGAATTTGGAAGAGGGCAAGACGCTGTTCATCAGCCTCACCAACATTCAGCCAGCCAACGCGGAAGGCAAGCGCGTGGTCTCCTTCGAACTCAACGGCATGGCCCGGCAGGCCGCCGTGGTGGACAAATCCGTCCAGCCGAAGGTGAAGTCCCGCGCCAAGGCCGATCCCGCGGATCCGATGCAGGTCGGTGCGCCCATTCCGGGCGTCATCACGGCGTTGCCGGTCAGTGTGGGCACGGTCGTGACCAAGGGCGAAAAGGTGCTTTCGCTCGAAGCCATGAAGATGCAGACGACCATTTATGCGCCCGCGCCGGGAGTGGTGCACGAGATTGCCGTGAAGGTGGGCGACGCCGTGGAGGCGAAGGATCTGCTCATCAAGCTCAAGGCGAATTGA
- a CDS encoding TonB-dependent receptor, with translation MTNQAETVQEKALQINLDTSRYGTFAEIGAGQEVARRFFRVGGASGTVAKTISAYDMAVSDAVYGPTDRYVSRHRLRSMLDHEFQLLIERLDQKRGDRTAFFVFANTVATSNYKTHNEGHGWMGIRFQAAPRAEPSEILVHVRMLDHEPDRQQEALGILGVNLIHGTCYSYHNPEQLIHSLLDELSWRRVEVDMISFSGPAFAGVDNRLMALQLVKQGHTEAAMFTADGEAVQWGEVLYKKPVLVQRGSFRPLTNPMLDMLERAREQFVQEESLGGEAPIVLLEMTLRQLQVGDQIDHQDFLDRVDMLRPLGHPVLISNFFRYHRLVTYLSRYTDKPIGLPLGVARLRDVLDEKFYTDLPGGLLESFGQLFRKGVKMYAYPSLDETDRLTTAEQMEVAPNLRHLYQHLLQNHLIEEIRRFNRDYLAMYAGDVLAKIQAGDATWERLVPPQVADVIKAKKLFGCQG, from the coding sequence ATGACGAATCAAGCGGAAACGGTTCAGGAAAAGGCGTTGCAGATCAATCTGGACACCAGCCGCTACGGAACCTTTGCCGAAATCGGGGCGGGGCAGGAGGTGGCGCGGCGGTTTTTCCGCGTCGGCGGCGCCTCCGGCACGGTGGCCAAGACCATTTCGGCTTACGACATGGCGGTGAGCGACGCGGTTTACGGGCCGACCGACCGCTACGTCAGCCGCCACCGTTTGCGGTCCATGCTGGATCATGAGTTTCAACTGCTCATCGAGCGGCTTGACCAGAAGCGTGGCGACCGGACGGCCTTCTTCGTCTTTGCCAACACGGTGGCCACCAGCAATTACAAGACGCACAATGAGGGCCACGGGTGGATGGGGATTCGCTTTCAGGCCGCGCCGCGTGCGGAGCCTTCGGAGATCCTCGTTCACGTCCGCATGTTGGATCATGAACCCGACCGGCAGCAGGAGGCGCTGGGCATCCTCGGCGTAAACCTCATCCACGGCACCTGTTACTCCTACCACAATCCCGAGCAGCTCATCCACTCCCTGCTGGATGAACTCAGCTGGCGACGCGTGGAGGTTGACATGATCAGCTTTTCGGGCCCCGCTTTTGCCGGCGTGGACAACCGGCTCATGGCCCTGCAACTCGTCAAGCAGGGCCACACCGAGGCGGCGATGTTCACCGCCGACGGCGAGGCGGTGCAATGGGGCGAGGTGCTCTACAAGAAGCCGGTGCTGGTGCAGCGCGGCAGCTTCCGGCCGTTGACCAATCCGATGCTCGACATGCTCGAGCGGGCGCGGGAACAGTTCGTGCAGGAGGAATCACTCGGCGGCGAAGCGCCGATTGTGCTGCTGGAAATGACCCTGCGCCAGCTTCAGGTCGGGGACCAGATCGATCATCAGGATTTTCTCGACCGCGTGGACATGCTGCGCCCGTTGGGACATCCCGTGTTGATCTCGAATTTTTTCCGCTACCACCGGCTGGTGACGTATCTGTCCCGCTACACGGACAAGCCGATTGGCCTGCCGCTGGGCGTGGCGCGGCTGCGCGACGTGCTGGACGAGAAGTTTTACACGGACCTGCCGGGTGGCCTGCTGGAGTCCTTCGGCCAGTTGTTCCGCAAAGGTGTCAAAATGTATGCCTACCCGTCGCTGGACGAGACAGACCGGCTGACCACCGCGGAGCAGATGGAGGTTGCCCCGAATTTGCGTCACCTCTACCAGCACCTGCTGCAAAACCATCTGATCGAGGAGATTCGCCGTTTCAATCGCGATTATCTCGCCATGTATGCAGGCGATGTGCTGGCCAAAATCCAGGCGGGCGACGCCACGTGGGAACGGCTGGTCCCGCCCCAGGTCGCCGACGTCATCAAGGCCAAGAAACTGTTCGGTTGCCAGGGCTGA